One part of the Marinobacterium rhizophilum genome encodes these proteins:
- a CDS encoding CoA transferase has translation MHNNNQLPLAGVRVVDFGQQIAGPAVAMTLADLGATVVHIDPPGGPQWDHPANAVLNRNKSCLRLDLKTGTGLAQALALIAQADIVIESFRPGVMQRLGVDFAQLRAARPELITLSVPGFASNDSLRREWKASETVVAATAGAFTDMGFNRVLLGLNPSFSPLPLGSAYATTLAAASVVLALQAREKSGRGDAIEVPVVSALMEGLSYNSYVIEGLPERYKTMRELEIEYRKANNIAMDLSYDDLQEYLDPFYRTYRCADGRMFYCVCPSHRNHAKRALSVLGIYEELVAEGLPEVQDLHAPISEWDGETSIGVYPLPKKWADHISAKMKAAFLTKTSEEWGKIFGEGQIPGAPHRTTREWVNHEHTNAAGLIVEVMDPEYGLMKQPGPFAWLEESAAQMVTPRPRKQVSFEQALAELREVAAQEVLTRPVGAAIAPASNTGWLDGMRVLDLTNVIAGPHSTAFLARFGAEVIKLDPVKPLYDPLIGTLFTFQTGMGKQSALVDIMSEQGREVFNRLVRSVDMVVINAPERQLKALGLDNDSLQAVNPGVLFCRLDCLGGPLPGPKSNYIGYDDIIQAHSGIMSRFGGPDTPEEHAHLGTLDVNCGFAAGLGMAVSIYHKLRTGQPSRSRTSLSAITNLAQLTFAFDYAGRAPFNEPSGREVLGHNALSHFYQAADGWVYIDARESELAQLEQIEGLAGISAAANVGEFLQTRLQTAPAAYWADVLQAADIAAAVPQSIESLREQYSRDGDGTVGIDRGSFAFSIHRNHPSGHCLTQIDHLAIRPSEASIRAVSLPERWGHSTREVLSDAGYSAGEIESMLERNIASLGWAREYLPS, from the coding sequence ATGCACAATAACAATCAACTGCCGCTGGCGGGTGTTCGTGTCGTTGATTTCGGCCAGCAGATTGCCGGCCCCGCTGTTGCCATGACGCTGGCTGACCTGGGCGCAACGGTGGTGCATATAGACCCTCCCGGCGGCCCACAGTGGGACCACCCGGCCAATGCCGTGCTGAACCGCAACAAGAGCTGCCTGCGACTGGACCTGAAAACCGGCACCGGCCTCGCCCAGGCACTGGCGCTGATTGCACAGGCTGACATCGTTATCGAAAGCTTTCGTCCCGGCGTGATGCAGCGCCTGGGGGTTGATTTTGCCCAGCTGCGCGCGGCGCGCCCGGAACTGATCACCCTGTCGGTACCGGGCTTTGCCAGCAACGACAGCCTGCGGCGCGAGTGGAAGGCCAGCGAAACCGTGGTAGCCGCCACCGCCGGAGCCTTTACCGACATGGGCTTTAACCGCGTGCTGCTGGGCCTGAACCCGAGCTTCTCGCCACTGCCGCTGGGTTCCGCCTACGCCACTACCCTGGCGGCCGCCTCCGTCGTTCTGGCCCTGCAGGCGCGGGAAAAATCCGGCCGTGGCGATGCCATCGAAGTGCCCGTCGTGTCTGCCCTGATGGAAGGCCTGTCGTACAATTCCTACGTGATCGAAGGCCTGCCCGAGCGCTACAAAACCATGCGCGAGCTGGAAATCGAGTACCGCAAGGCCAACAACATCGCAATGGATCTGAGTTACGACGACCTGCAGGAGTACCTCGATCCGTTCTACCGCACGTACCGCTGCGCCGATGGCCGCATGTTCTATTGCGTCTGCCCATCGCACCGCAACCACGCCAAGCGCGCCCTGAGCGTGCTGGGTATCTATGAAGAACTGGTCGCCGAAGGCCTGCCCGAAGTGCAGGACCTGCACGCGCCGATCAGCGAATGGGATGGCGAGACCTCTATCGGCGTCTACCCGCTGCCCAAAAAATGGGCCGACCATATCTCAGCCAAGATGAAAGCGGCCTTCCTGACCAAGACCTCCGAGGAATGGGGAAAAATCTTCGGCGAAGGCCAGATCCCCGGCGCACCGCACCGCACGACCCGGGAATGGGTCAACCACGAACACACCAATGCCGCCGGCCTGATCGTCGAGGTCATGGACCCCGAGTACGGCCTGATGAAACAGCCCGGCCCCTTCGCCTGGCTGGAAGAGAGCGCCGCGCAGATGGTCACGCCGCGCCCGCGCAAGCAGGTGAGCTTTGAGCAGGCCCTGGCCGAGCTGCGTGAAGTGGCCGCACAGGAAGTTCTGACACGCCCGGTTGGCGCGGCCATTGCGCCTGCCAGCAATACGGGCTGGCTCGACGGCATGCGCGTGCTCGACCTGACCAACGTCATCGCCGGCCCCCACTCTACCGCCTTCCTCGCCCGTTTCGGCGCCGAGGTGATCAAGCTGGATCCGGTCAAGCCTTTGTACGACCCGCTGATCGGCACCCTGTTTACCTTCCAGACCGGCATGGGCAAGCAAAGCGCACTGGTCGACATCATGAGCGAGCAAGGCCGCGAGGTGTTCAACCGCCTGGTACGCTCGGTCGACATGGTGGTGATCAACGCCCCCGAGCGCCAGCTCAAGGCCCTGGGGCTGGACAACGACAGTCTGCAGGCGGTCAACCCGGGTGTGCTCTTCTGTCGTCTGGACTGCCTGGGTGGCCCCCTGCCCGGCCCCAAGAGCAACTACATCGGTTACGACGACATCATCCAGGCCCACAGCGGCATCATGAGCCGATTCGGCGGCCCGGATACGCCGGAAGAGCATGCTCACTTGGGTACCCTGGACGTGAACTGCGGCTTCGCCGCGGGTCTTGGCATGGCGGTATCGATCTACCACAAGCTCAGAACCGGCCAGCCAAGCCGCTCGCGCACCTCGCTGTCGGCCATCACCAACCTGGCGCAGCTGACCTTCGCCTTCGATTACGCAGGCCGTGCCCCCTTCAACGAGCCGTCCGGCCGTGAAGTACTGGGGCACAACGCCCTGTCGCACTTCTACCAGGCGGCTGATGGCTGGGTTTACATTGACGCCCGCGAGTCCGAGCTGGCACAGCTGGAGCAAATCGAAGGCCTGGCGGGCATCAGTGCCGCGGCGAATGTTGGCGAGTTCCTGCAAACCCGTCTGCAAACCGCACCGGCGGCCTACTGGGCGGACGTGCTGCAGGCAGCGGACATCGCCGCCGCCGTACCGCAGTCCATTGAATCGCTGCGCGAGCAGTACAGTCGCGACGGTGATGGCACCGTGGGCATCGACCGGGGCAGCTTTGCCTTCTCGATCCACCGCAACCACCCCAGCGGCCACTGCCTGACCCAGATCGACCACCTGGCCATCCGCCCCAGCGAAGCCAGCATCAGGGCCGTGAGCCTGCCGGAACGCTGGGGCCACTCCACCCGCGAAGTGCTGAGCGATGCCGGCTACAGCGCAGGCGAAATCGAGTCGATGCTCGAGCGCAACATCGCCAGTCTCGGCTGGGCCCGGGAATACCTGCCAAGCTAA
- a CDS encoding BCCT family transporter, with product MSTLHTDSPQGAGRESGHPVMVVGAAVLVLAFVLFTVMNADYAAGLFNAAKSYIATDLAWYYIGLISFCLFLAVWLIFSRYGDIRLGKDSDRPEFSNFSWFSMLFGAGIGIGILFWSIAEPIYHLQGTPFISEAQQGTVAAAQVAMRVAIFHWGLHGWGLFAVTGLALAYFAYRKGLPLSIRSCLYPVFGEKIYGPIGHAADLLAVFGTVFGIATSLGLGAQQMNAGLAHLLGIEVSTTNQVILIAVISVIATASVLSGINKGIRILSEWNMHLTVLILGCFVVFGPTAYLLGAFVTNLGDYLVHAVELGFWVDPDPKGQWQGWWTIFYWGWWIAWAPFCGIFIARISRGRTLREFVLGVLIAPTVLAAFWITVFGNTAMFIELFAEGGLVAAVNEDVTGSLFKTIELMHLDGLVTLLMTIICVVMLVTYFVTSADSATLVICTLVCMGRDNPPARYRVFWGLAIGAVAAVLLFAGGLQALQTASIVAALPFSVVLILAIYGLLKSLREEKAAASLARHSALRSNTQAHGGEPSIVNP from the coding sequence ATGAGCACCCTGCATACAGATTCCCCGCAAGGCGCAGGGCGCGAGAGTGGTCATCCGGTGATGGTGGTGGGCGCCGCCGTGCTGGTGCTGGCGTTTGTGCTCTTTACGGTCATGAATGCGGACTACGCGGCCGGGCTGTTCAACGCAGCCAAGAGCTATATCGCAACGGATCTGGCCTGGTACTACATCGGGTTGATCAGTTTCTGCCTGTTTCTGGCGGTCTGGCTGATATTTAGCCGTTACGGTGATATCCGCCTGGGCAAGGACAGTGATCGGCCGGAGTTCAGCAATTTCTCCTGGTTTTCGATGCTGTTTGGTGCCGGTATCGGTATCGGTATTCTGTTCTGGAGCATTGCCGAGCCGATATACCACCTGCAGGGCACGCCTTTTATCAGCGAGGCGCAGCAGGGCACCGTTGCCGCTGCCCAGGTCGCCATGCGCGTGGCGATATTCCACTGGGGCCTGCACGGCTGGGGCCTGTTCGCGGTGACAGGGCTGGCACTGGCGTACTTTGCCTACCGCAAGGGCCTGCCGCTGTCGATTCGCTCATGCCTATACCCTGTTTTCGGTGAAAAAATTTACGGGCCTATCGGTCATGCAGCAGACCTTCTGGCCGTGTTCGGCACTGTCTTTGGCATCGCGACGTCCCTGGGGCTCGGGGCTCAGCAGATGAACGCGGGCCTGGCCCATTTGCTGGGCATCGAGGTCTCGACCACCAACCAGGTGATTCTGATTGCGGTGATTTCGGTGATCGCCACGGCTTCGGTCCTGTCCGGGATCAACAAGGGCATTCGCATACTCAGCGAGTGGAACATGCACCTGACGGTACTGATTCTGGGCTGCTTTGTCGTTTTCGGTCCCACCGCCTATCTGCTTGGCGCCTTCGTGACCAACCTGGGTGACTACCTGGTGCATGCGGTTGAGCTGGGTTTCTGGGTTGACCCCGATCCCAAGGGCCAGTGGCAGGGCTGGTGGACCATTTTCTACTGGGGCTGGTGGATTGCCTGGGCACCCTTTTGCGGCATTTTCATTGCCCGCATCTCCAGGGGGCGGACCCTGCGCGAGTTCGTACTGGGGGTGCTGATCGCACCGACCGTGCTGGCGGCCTTCTGGATTACGGTGTTTGGCAATACCGCCATGTTTATCGAACTCTTCGCTGAGGGCGGCCTGGTGGCGGCGGTGAACGAGGATGTAACCGGTTCACTGTTCAAAACCATTGAGCTGATGCACCTGGACGGCCTGGTGACACTGCTGATGACGATCATCTGCGTAGTGATGCTGGTGACCTACTTTGTCACCTCGGCCGACTCGGCCACCCTGGTGATCTGTACCCTGGTGTGCATGGGCCGGGATAACCCGCCGGCGCGTTACCGGGTGTTCTGGGGCCTGGCCATAGGCGCGGTGGCGGCTGTTCTGCTGTTCGCCGGTGGGCTCCAGGCGCTGCAAACCGCCTCCATCGTTGCCGCCTTGCCCTTCTCGGTGGTGCTGATACTGGCCATCTACGGTTTGCTCAAGTCGCTGCGCGAGGAAAAGGCGGCGGCGTCACTGGCCCGCCACAGCGCCCTGCGCAGCAACACGCAAGCGCACGGCGGCGAGCCGTCAATCGTTAACCCCTGA
- a CDS encoding iron-containing alcohol dehydrogenase yields the protein MSTQIILPRILQVGAGASEEIPNILTSLSCARPLIVTDKMMVQLGYASRIQAVLNGHGVHADVFDDTVPEPTVASIQAGVEQARNGDYDCIIALGGGSPIDSAKAIAILARHGGQMRDYKFPRIVLEAGLPIIAVPTTAGTGSEVTRVTIITDETSDEKMLCVGIGFMPVAALIDYNLTLSVPPRTTADTGIDALTHAIEAYVSKKASLYSDSQALAAMALLAPNLRRAYHNGADREAREAMMLGSTLAGVAFSNASVALVHGMSRPIGAAFHVPHGLSNAMLLPCVTAWSIPAAPERYADCARAMGIATQQDSDEQANAKLLAELHALNDELKVPGPAQFGIDRQQFMDLLPVMAEQALASGSPGNNPRVPDAEDIAELYRQLW from the coding sequence ATGTCTACTCAAATCATACTGCCGCGCATCCTGCAGGTTGGCGCCGGCGCCAGTGAAGAGATTCCCAATATCCTCACCAGCCTGAGTTGTGCCAGGCCACTGATCGTAACGGACAAAATGATGGTCCAGCTGGGCTATGCCAGCCGTATTCAGGCTGTCCTGAATGGGCATGGCGTCCATGCCGATGTCTTCGACGATACAGTGCCAGAACCCACGGTGGCTTCCATTCAGGCCGGGGTTGAGCAGGCCCGCAATGGTGACTACGACTGCATTATCGCGCTCGGTGGCGGTAGCCCCATCGACAGTGCCAAGGCCATTGCCATCCTGGCCAGGCACGGTGGACAGATGCGTGACTACAAGTTTCCGCGCATTGTACTGGAGGCCGGGTTGCCGATTATCGCCGTGCCGACGACGGCGGGTACCGGCTCCGAAGTGACCCGCGTGACCATCATTACCGATGAAACCAGCGACGAGAAAATGCTTTGCGTAGGCATTGGCTTCATGCCGGTGGCGGCACTGATTGACTACAACCTGACCCTCAGTGTGCCGCCGCGCACCACCGCCGATACCGGGATTGATGCCCTGACCCATGCGATCGAGGCGTACGTCAGCAAGAAGGCCAGCCTGTATTCCGATAGCCAGGCGCTCGCCGCCATGGCGCTGCTGGCGCCCAACTTGCGCCGTGCTTACCACAATGGCGCGGACCGCGAAGCGCGCGAGGCCATGATGCTGGGCTCGACCCTGGCCGGGGTGGCATTTTCCAATGCCTCGGTGGCGCTGGTACACGGCATGAGCCGCCCCATAGGTGCAGCCTTCCACGTGCCCCACGGCCTTTCCAATGCCATGCTGCTGCCCTGCGTCACCGCCTGGTCGATTCCGGCGGCCCCCGAACGCTACGCCGACTGTGCGCGGGCCATGGGCATCGCAACGCAGCAGGACAGCGACGAGCAGGCCAACGCCAAGCTGCTTGCAGAGCTGCACGCCCTGAATGACGAACTTAAGGTGCCAGGGCCGGCACAGTTTGGCATCGACCGGCAGCAATTTATGGATTTGCTGCCGGTGATGGCCGAGCAGGCGCTGGCTTCCGGTTCACCCGGCAACAACCCCCGGGTGCCGGACGCAGAGGACATTGCCGAACTCTACCGGCAGCTCTGGTAA
- a CDS encoding CoA-acylating methylmalonate-semialdehyde dehydrogenase produces METLGHLINGQMLATGERRQAIFNPATGEASKELVLASRETVEQAIAVADAAFPAWRDTPPLKRARIMFRFKELLELNADKIAALIGEEHGKISHDALGELQRGIENVEYACGAPELLKGEHSKNVGPNIDSWSEFQPLGVVAGITPFNFPVMVPLWMMPMALVCGNCFVLKPSERDPSSTLYIAQLLQEAGLPDGVLNVVNGDKEAVDTLLTDSRIKAVSFVGSTPIAEYIYSTATVNGKRCQALGGAKNHAIVMPDADMDNAVNQLLGAAFGSSGERCMALSVAVAVGDAAADSLVEKMTAAMAGLKVGVCTERSNDFGPVITRQHQEKVVGYINSAEAQGARIVVDGRNVQVPGYENGYFVGATLIDQVTPDMQSYQEEIFGPVLQVMRVDSMQQAMELIDAHEYGNGTCIFTRDGEAARYFSDNIQVGMVGINVPLPVPVAYHSFGGWKRSLFGDLHAYGPDAVRFYTKRKTITQRWPSAGVREGAQFAFPS; encoded by the coding sequence ATGGAAACACTGGGACACTTGATCAATGGCCAGATGCTGGCCACCGGTGAGCGCCGTCAGGCGATCTTCAACCCGGCTACCGGGGAAGCCAGCAAGGAGCTGGTACTGGCATCGCGGGAAACCGTGGAGCAGGCCATTGCGGTTGCAGACGCCGCTTTCCCGGCCTGGCGCGATACGCCGCCGCTAAAGCGCGCGCGCATCATGTTCCGTTTCAAGGAACTGCTGGAGCTGAATGCGGACAAGATTGCGGCCCTGATCGGCGAAGAACACGGCAAGATCAGCCATGATGCCCTGGGCGAACTGCAGCGGGGCATCGAGAATGTCGAGTATGCCTGCGGTGCGCCGGAGCTGCTCAAGGGCGAGCACAGCAAGAACGTGGGCCCCAACATCGATTCCTGGAGCGAATTCCAGCCGCTGGGCGTGGTGGCCGGCATTACGCCGTTCAACTTCCCGGTCATGGTACCGCTGTGGATGATGCCCATGGCGCTGGTGTGCGGTAACTGCTTCGTGCTCAAGCCGTCGGAGCGGGACCCGTCGTCCACGCTCTATATTGCCCAGCTGCTGCAGGAAGCCGGGCTGCCGGACGGTGTGCTGAACGTCGTCAACGGCGACAAGGAAGCGGTGGACACGCTGCTGACCGACAGCCGTATCAAGGCCGTGAGCTTTGTCGGTTCAACCCCCATCGCCGAGTACATTTATTCGACCGCCACCGTCAACGGCAAGCGTTGCCAGGCCCTGGGCGGCGCCAAGAACCACGCCATCGTCATGCCCGATGCCGATATGGACAATGCCGTGAACCAGCTGCTGGGTGCCGCCTTCGGTTCCTCCGGTGAGCGTTGCATGGCCCTGTCCGTGGCCGTGGCGGTGGGTGATGCCGCCGCCGATAGCCTGGTCGAGAAAATGACGGCGGCGATGGCTGGCCTCAAGGTTGGCGTCTGCACCGAGCGCAGCAACGATTTTGGTCCGGTGATTACCCGCCAGCACCAGGAAAAGGTGGTCGGCTATATCAACAGCGCCGAAGCCCAGGGCGCCCGGATAGTGGTGGATGGCCGCAACGTGCAGGTACCAGGTTACGAGAACGGCTATTTCGTGGGCGCGACCCTCATCGATCAGGTCACGCCGGACATGCAAAGCTACCAGGAGGAGATCTTCGGGCCCGTGCTGCAGGTCATGCGTGTAGATAGCATGCAGCAGGCGATGGAGCTGATCGATGCCCATGAGTACGGTAACGGCACCTGCATCTTTACCCGTGATGGCGAGGCGGCGCGCTACTTCAGCGACAATATCCAGGTGGGCATGGTGGGTATCAACGTGCCGCTGCCGGTGCCGGTGGCGTACCACAGTTTTGGCGGCTGGAAGCGCTCGCTGTTTGGCGACCTGCACGCTTATGGTCCCGATGCCGTGCGCTTCTACACCAAGCGCAAAACCATCACCCAGCGCTGGCCCTCCGCCGGTGTGCGTGAAGGGGCCCAATTCGCGTTCCCGTCCTGA
- a CDS encoding LysR substrate-binding domain-containing protein: protein MNKKRLPPLNWLRSFEASARHLNFTLAAAELNLTQAAISQQVKGLEGQLGTALFKRLPRGLELTDSGRAYLPPVRDSIERLAAVTDEIFGQGRAKSLTIKVNLVFFTLWLAPRLERFRALHPDVGLRFSSNIWVDESKWDADMEIRYGEGVWPGLSADRLTWDELVPVCSPQLLDAKAPPLSPLDLSEQTLLHVIGYKEGWSYWLNQTGFGQADTTPGIQFDTLISALEMATRGHGIALGRTSLVAEMIDSGRLIAPFPQRVATLEAFHLTYPSHQYLHPHAEAFRSWIVSEAQHASEVHVAADKVG from the coding sequence ATGAACAAGAAACGACTGCCGCCGTTAAACTGGCTGAGATCCTTCGAGGCTTCTGCACGTCACCTCAATTTCACCCTCGCAGCGGCCGAGCTGAACCTGACCCAGGCGGCCATCAGTCAGCAGGTCAAGGGACTGGAAGGGCAGCTGGGCACGGCGCTGTTCAAGCGTCTGCCCCGGGGGCTTGAGCTGACCGATTCGGGCCGTGCCTACTTGCCGCCGGTACGGGATTCCATTGAGCGCCTGGCCGCCGTGACCGATGAGATTTTCGGCCAGGGGCGTGCCAAGTCGCTGACCATCAAGGTTAACCTGGTCTTTTTTACCCTTTGGCTGGCCCCAAGACTGGAGCGTTTCCGTGCCTTGCATCCCGATGTCGGGCTGCGTTTCAGCAGCAATATCTGGGTCGACGAGAGCAAGTGGGATGCGGACATGGAGATCCGCTATGGCGAAGGGGTCTGGCCGGGCCTGAGCGCCGATCGCCTGACCTGGGACGAGCTGGTGCCGGTCTGCAGCCCGCAGCTGCTGGATGCCAAGGCGCCACCGTTGTCCCCGCTGGATCTGTCCGAACAGACGCTGCTGCACGTGATCGGCTACAAGGAAGGCTGGAGCTACTGGCTGAACCAGACCGGTTTCGGGCAGGCGGATACCACCCCTGGTATTCAGTTCGATACGCTGATTTCGGCGCTGGAAATGGCCACGCGCGGCCATGGTATCGCCCTGGGGCGCACCTCCCTGGTGGCGGAAATGATCGACAGCGGTCGCCTGATTGCACCTTTCCCGCAGCGGGTTGCAACCCTGGAGGCCTTTCACCTGACCTATCCGTCGCACCAGTACCTGCACCCGCACGCCGAGGCGTTTCGCAGCTGGATCGTCAGCGAGGCGCAACATGCGTCAGAGGTTCATGTAGCCGCAGACAAGGTTGGTTGA
- a CDS encoding YeeE/YedE thiosulfate transporter family protein produces MLLLTGAVLLVVILGYMTQTTGLCMVRGVREWSQGRPEVMLSILCCGVLVWAVAVASRHLGTGIPFLVFEPGPWFAVGGLLFGLGTALNQGCSISTLSRLASGELQMLTTPLGWVAGWCSLAYWQPNLEVTMLPGPGPGVFALLAAITCALALWALLGNPLRRNLWLGMMGIGLLSGILYLYEPGWSPSGLLQDQVAALMDPDGRQTPRLARYALVLALLFGMSVAARRLNKLQLRPAGTGPLLLHFIAGTLMGIGAALAMGGNDSQLLLALPAFSPAGFLTVACILAGIRLGLFILARTQGRETA; encoded by the coding sequence ATGCTGTTGCTGACAGGTGCAGTGTTACTGGTCGTTATTCTGGGATACATGACGCAAACCACGGGGCTGTGCATGGTGCGCGGTGTCAGGGAATGGTCCCAGGGCCGCCCCGAGGTGATGCTTTCGATCCTTTGCTGCGGCGTGCTGGTCTGGGCCGTCGCCGTGGCTTCCCGGCATCTTGGGACCGGGATCCCTTTCCTGGTGTTCGAGCCGGGGCCCTGGTTTGCCGTTGGCGGACTCCTGTTCGGGCTGGGTACGGCGCTCAATCAGGGTTGCAGCATCTCCACCCTGAGCCGACTGGCCAGCGGAGAACTGCAGATGCTGACTACACCCCTGGGCTGGGTCGCAGGCTGGTGTAGCCTCGCCTACTGGCAGCCGAATCTGGAGGTGACGATGCTGCCGGGGCCTGGCCCCGGTGTGTTCGCACTGCTGGCTGCCATAACCTGCGCACTGGCGCTTTGGGCGCTACTGGGCAACCCCCTGCGCAGAAACCTCTGGCTCGGCATGATGGGAATCGGCCTGCTGTCCGGGATTTTGTACCTGTACGAACCGGGGTGGTCCCCCAGCGGCCTGCTGCAGGATCAGGTTGCGGCACTGATGGATCCGGACGGCCGCCAGACTCCCAGGCTCGCTCGATACGCGCTGGTACTGGCCCTGTTGTTCGGCATGTCTGTGGCCGCCCGCCGCCTGAATAAACTGCAGCTGCGGCCAGCCGGCACAGGCCCGCTATTGCTGCACTTTATCGCTGGCACCCTGATGGGCATAGGCGCGGCACTGGCGATGGGTGGCAACGATTCCCAATTGTTGCTGGCTCTGCCAGCGTTTTCTCCGGCAGGCTTTCTGACCGTTGCCTGCATACTGGCAGGTATCAGACTCGGCCTGTTTATTCTGGCCCGGACGCAAGGACGCGAGACCGCCTAG
- a CDS encoding FMN-binding glutamate synthase family protein, protein MMSRETFDLVHSVLSTLAYAFVFLVGLTLLALCLVYLLDVSQTKQALRRNYPVVAHFRYVFEHLGSFFRQYFFAMDREEMPFNRAQRSWVYRAAKNLDTTQAFGSTRDIHQPGALIFVNCPFPTLGIDATPVSSLIIGASCPQPFTANSLFNISGMSYGALSKPAVQALSRGAKLAGCWLNTGEGGLSPWHLESGCDLVFQIGTAKYGVRDAQGNLCDARLREVAAHAQVRMFEIKLSQGAKPGKGGILPGAKVSAEIASIRGIAAGQDSISPNRHPDINSVDDLLDMIARIRRVTGKPVGFKCVLGAYGWLDALFSRIRQRGMDSAPDFITLDSADGGTGAAPTSLMDYMGLSIRESLPMLVDRLQSHGLKSRIRVIASGKLINPAEVAWALCLGADFVVSARGFMMALGCIQALQCNRNTCPTGITTHNPRLQKGLNPDHKAQRVHHYVHNLAHEVAVIAHACGVREPRELQRYHCHQVMQGGRSRALSELFPLPAPPAAAQRIPLREPALGDELAEPKHPHG, encoded by the coding sequence ATGATGTCCCGCGAAACTTTCGACCTTGTACATAGCGTGCTGTCCACTCTCGCCTACGCATTCGTGTTCCTGGTCGGCCTGACCTTGCTGGCGCTCTGTCTGGTGTACCTGCTCGACGTCAGCCAGACCAAGCAGGCGCTGCGACGCAACTATCCGGTAGTGGCGCACTTTCGCTACGTCTTCGAGCATCTGGGCAGTTTTTTCCGCCAGTATTTCTTCGCCATGGACCGGGAGGAAATGCCGTTCAACCGCGCCCAGCGCAGCTGGGTGTACCGGGCTGCCAAGAACCTCGACACCACTCAGGCGTTCGGGTCCACCCGGGATATTCACCAACCAGGGGCACTGATATTCGTCAACTGCCCCTTTCCCACCCTGGGCATCGATGCAACCCCCGTGAGCAGCCTCATCATTGGCGCCAGCTGTCCTCAGCCTTTCACCGCCAACTCCCTGTTCAACATCTCCGGCATGAGTTACGGCGCACTGTCCAAACCCGCAGTGCAGGCCCTGTCCCGCGGCGCAAAACTGGCAGGCTGCTGGCTCAACACCGGTGAGGGCGGGCTCTCCCCCTGGCACCTGGAGAGCGGCTGCGACCTGGTGTTCCAGATAGGTACGGCCAAGTACGGTGTACGCGATGCCCAGGGCAACCTGTGCGACGCCCGCCTGCGAGAGGTTGCCGCCCATGCCCAGGTCCGCATGTTCGAAATCAAGCTGTCCCAGGGTGCCAAGCCTGGCAAGGGCGGCATACTGCCGGGCGCCAAGGTCAGCGCCGAGATTGCCAGCATCCGCGGCATAGCCGCCGGCCAGGACTCCATCAGCCCCAACCGTCATCCGGACATCAACAGCGTGGACGACCTGCTCGACATGATCGCCAGAATACGGCGTGTCACCGGCAAGCCAGTGGGATTCAAGTGCGTACTGGGGGCCTACGGCTGGCTCGATGCATTGTTTTCGAGGATCCGGCAGCGAGGTATGGACTCGGCTCCGGACTTCATCACCCTCGACAGCGCCGACGGCGGTACCGGCGCTGCGCCCACCAGCCTGATGGACTACATGGGACTGAGCATCCGCGAAAGCCTGCCCATGCTGGTGGACCGTCTGCAGAGCCACGGCCTGAAGTCACGCATCAGAGTGATCGCGTCGGGCAAGCTGATCAATCCGGCAGAAGTCGCCTGGGCCCTGTGCCTGGGAGCCGATTTCGTGGTCTCGGCACGGGGCTTTATGATGGCCCTGGGCTGCATCCAGGCGCTGCAGTGCAATCGCAATACCTGCCCCACAGGCATAACAACGCACAACCCCCGCCTGCAGAAAGGCCTCAACCCGGACCACAAGGCGCAGCGTGTACATCACTACGTTCACAACCTGGCGCATGAAGTCGCCGTGATCGCCCATGCCTGTGGCGTCAGAGAGCCCCGCGAACTGCAGCGCTATCACTGTCACCAGGTCATGCAAGGGGGGCGCAGCCGCGCCCTGAGCGAACTGTTTCCACTTCCAGCGCCGCCAGCCGCCGCACAAAGGATACCGCTGAGAGAGCCAGCCCTGGGCGATGAGCTCGCTGAACCCAAACACCCCCACGGGTAG